Proteins from a genomic interval of Candidatus Omnitrophota bacterium:
- the fusA gene encoding elongation factor G, with amino-acid sequence MEVDISKLRNIGIIAHIDAGKTTTTERVLFYTGRIWRMGEVHDGTTIMDHLEEERKRGITIQSAVTVCSWDYPAGVKHQINIIDTPGHVDFTAEVERSLRVLDGCVVVFCAVGGVEPQSETVWYQATRHKVPIVAFINKLDRPGADYWKVVKQMRKTFAQKILPIAIPAGAEKDFMGTIDVIEEKMRVYGSEADGSTWTESDVPDDLKDICEKTRGELLESLSEVNDEILELLVENKPVPVKLIKDALRDAVINKRFVPVVCGSAFKNKGVQFLLDSVCAYLPSPLDVPDTNVFNLETKEYSTIKNSAQGDFMALVFKIVTDQFLGKLAFLRVYSGSFDSGKRLYNTSKDRVEKIDRIFSMHADKKEIIKNITAGDIVAVAGLKNTRTGQTLSSKNTNLVFEPPVFPDPVISQAIEPAKPGQLDALSMALSKLVDEDPTFLVRKDETSSETIVSGMGELHLEVNIERIRREFGVPLRVSTPKVNYKEGITAEVIENGKYVKQTGGHGQYAHVVLKISPNSEEKFEFKNSIKGGSIPSQFIPAVEAGVKMGIESGPLAGYPVRNLTVELLDGSFHEVDSSELAFRIGSFETMKKALKKAAPILLEPVMDIEVRTPTQYLGDVLGDLSSRRGNTGGLTTEGNLTIIRAFVPLAEMFGYATVIRSLTQGRAGYVMTPKGYERVPVHVAEAVIGKG; translated from the coding sequence ATGGAAGTTGATATTTCAAAATTAAGAAACATAGGCATTATAGCGCACATTGACGCGGGTAAGACAACCACAACGGAGAGGGTGCTTTTCTACACGGGACGTATATGGAGGATGGGCGAGGTGCATGACGGCACAACGATCATGGACCATCTTGAAGAGGAAAGAAAAAGAGGCATTACCATACAGTCCGCCGTTACGGTGTGTTCCTGGGATTATCCCGCGGGAGTGAAGCACCAGATAAACATCATAGACACGCCCGGCCATGTGGATTTTACCGCCGAGGTGGAGAGGTCGCTGCGCGTTCTTGACGGATGCGTGGTTGTTTTCTGCGCCGTGGGCGGCGTTGAGCCCCAGTCCGAAACGGTCTGGTACCAGGCCACCCGGCACAAGGTGCCGATAGTGGCTTTCATCAACAAGCTCGACAGGCCGGGGGCGGATTACTGGAAGGTTGTGAAACAGATGAGAAAGACTTTCGCTCAGAAAATATTGCCGATCGCCATTCCCGCCGGCGCCGAAAAGGATTTCATGGGCACGATTGATGTCATAGAAGAAAAGATGAGGGTTTACGGAAGTGAGGCGGACGGCAGCACGTGGACGGAATCCGACGTCCCGGATGACCTTAAAGATATATGCGAAAAGACCCGCGGGGAGCTGCTGGAAAGTCTGAGTGAAGTTAATGATGAGATACTGGAGCTTCTTGTTGAAAACAAGCCCGTCCCGGTGAAACTCATAAAAGACGCGCTGAGGGACGCGGTCATAAACAAGCGCTTTGTCCCGGTGGTGTGCGGCTCGGCGTTCAAGAACAAGGGCGTTCAGTTTCTGCTTGATTCCGTTTGCGCATATCTGCCCTCTCCGCTGGATGTGCCGGACACGAACGTTTTCAACCTGGAAACAAAAGAATACAGCACAATAAAAAATTCCGCTCAGGGGGATTTCATGGCCCTCGTCTTCAAGATAGTGACGGATCAGTTCCTGGGTAAACTCGCTTTTCTGCGGGTTTATTCCGGTTCTTTTGATTCGGGGAAGAGGCTGTATAACACCAGCAAGGACAGGGTGGAGAAGATAGACAGGATATTTTCTATGCACGCCGATAAAAAGGAAATAATAAAAAACATCACCGCCGGAGATATCGTGGCGGTGGCCGGTTTGAAAAACACGAGGACCGGCCAGACCCTCTCATCAAAAAATACGAATCTGGTTTTTGAGCCGCCCGTTTTTCCGGATCCGGTGATATCCCAGGCCATTGAGCCCGCCAAACCCGGCCAGCTTGACGCGCTGTCAATGGCGCTTTCAAAACTCGTTGATGAAGATCCCACTTTCCTTGTCAGGAAAGACGAAACATCCAGCGAAACGATAGTTTCCGGGATGGGAGAGCTCCACCTGGAAGTGAACATAGAGAGGATCAGGAGAGAGTTCGGCGTGCCCCTGAGGGTGTCGACGCCGAAAGTCAATTATAAAGAAGGCATCACCGCGGAAGTGATAGAAAACGGTAAATATGTCAAGCAGACCGGCGGCCACGGCCAGTACGCGCACGTTGTGCTGAAAATCTCGCCCAACAGCGAAGAAAAATTTGAGTTCAAGAATTCCATCAAAGGAGGGAGTATTCCCTCGCAGTTCATTCCCGCCGTTGAAGCCGGCGTGAAAATGGGCATCGAGTCAGGGCCTCTGGCCGGTTATCCTGTCAGGAATTTAACGGTGGAACTTTTGGACGGAAGTTTTCACGAGGTGGATTCTTCGGAACTGGCTTTCAGGATAGGTTCCTTTGAAACGATGAAAAAGGCGCTGAAAAAAGCCGCGCCCATCCTGCTGGAACCCGTTATGGATATTGAGGTAAGGACACCCACCCAGTATCTCGGAGATGTGCTCGGAGACCTGTCTTCCCGTCGGGGCAATACAGGGGGGTTGACAACAGAAGGCAATTTGACTATCATAAGGGCATTTGTGCCACTGGCGGAGATGTTCGGATACGCCACGGTGATAAGGTCTCTGACACAGGGAAGAGCGGGTTACGTTATGACGCCGAAAGGTTACGAGCGGGTCCCGGTGCATGTGGCGGAGGCTGTAATAGGGAAAGGATAG
- the tuf gene encoding elongation factor Tu, translating to MAKAKFERGKPHVNIGTIGHVDHGKTTLTSAITLLQSKLGKAAFEKYEDIDNAPEEKERGITIAIHHSEYETDTRHYAHIDCPGHADYIKNMITGAAQMDGAILVVSAADGPMPQTREHILLARQVGVPSMVVFINKTDQVDDPELLDLVELEIRELLSKQEYDGDNVRIAKGSATKCLECACGKPDCPNCGPILELVKNCDEAIPEPKRDLDKPFLMAVEDIFSITGRGTVATGRVERGQLKMGEEIEVVGFGEVIKTVATSLEMFRKILDSTQAGDNVGILLRGVDKEKIERGMVLAKPGSITPHKKFVAQVYVLKKEEGGRHTPFVTGYRPQFYIRTTDVTGTVHLPSGRDLVMPGDNVEVTAELIYPIAMEEGLRFAIREGGHTVASGVISKILE from the coding sequence ATGGCTAAGGCGAAATTTGAGAGGGGTAAGCCGCATGTTAACATCGGTACCATCGGACATGTGGATCACGGCAAGACAACTTTAACATCAGCTATTACATTACTGCAGTCAAAATTAGGCAAAGCCGCTTTTGAGAAATATGAGGATATTGATAACGCTCCCGAGGAAAAAGAAAGAGGGATTACAATTGCGATACATCATTCGGAATATGAAACGGACACCAGGCACTATGCTCACATAGACTGTCCCGGTCACGCCGATTATATAAAAAATATGATCACCGGCGCCGCTCAGATGGACGGAGCGATACTTGTTGTCAGCGCCGCCGACGGCCCTATGCCCCAGACGAGAGAGCACATACTGCTCGCCCGCCAGGTCGGCGTACCCAGCATGGTGGTGTTCATCAATAAAACAGACCAGGTCGACGATCCGGAATTGCTGGATCTTGTGGAGCTGGAAATCAGGGAGCTCCTTTCAAAACAGGAATATGACGGAGACAATGTCAGAATAGCCAAGGGCTCGGCGACGAAATGCCTGGAATGCGCCTGCGGTAAGCCGGATTGTCCTAACTGCGGGCCGATATTGGAGCTCGTTAAGAACTGTGATGAGGCCATACCGGAGCCCAAGAGAGATCTGGACAAACCTTTCCTCATGGCGGTGGAAGACATATTCTCCATCACCGGCCGCGGTACTGTTGCCACCGGACGCGTGGAGAGGGGCCAGCTTAAGATGGGAGAGGAAATAGAAGTGGTGGGTTTCGGGGAAGTCATAAAGACCGTTGCCACATCCCTTGAAATGTTCAGAAAAATTCTTGATTCAACCCAGGCGGGAGATAACGTCGGAATCCTTTTGAGGGGCGTTGATAAAGAAAAGATAGAGAGAGGTATGGTGCTGGCAAAACCCGGCAGCATAACCCCGCACAAGAAGTTTGTCGCGCAGGTTTATGTCCTCAAGAAAGAAGAGGGCGGAAGGCACACTCCCTTTGTGACCGGCTACAGGCCCCAGTTCTACATAAGGACCACGGATGTCACGGGAACGGTTCATCTTCCTTCGGGCCGGGATCTTGTGATGCCCGGAGACAACGTCGAGGTGACGGCTGAGCTCATATATCCGATAGCCATGGAAGAGGGCCTCAGATTCGCCATCAGGGAAGGCGGCCACACCGTTGCTTCCGGCGTGATCTCGAAGATACTAGAATAA
- the rpsJ gene encoding 30S ribosomal protein S10 — protein MEKIRVKVFSYDYRLLEESVKTIMAQLSHKGIIITGPIILPTKRKLYTVLRSPHADKKSREQFETKIHKRMIEIKNPTKEVMNILRDISLPAGIDITVKDLSQ, from the coding sequence ATGGAAAAAATCAGGGTAAAGGTTTTCTCTTACGATTACAGGCTTCTTGAAGAATCGGTGAAGACCATAATGGCGCAGCTCTCTCACAAGGGCATCATCATAACGGGACCGATCATTCTTCCGACAAAGAGAAAACTTTACACTGTTTTGAGAAGTCCCCACGCGGACAAGAAATCGCGGGAACAGTTTGAGACCAAAATACACAAGAGGATGATAGAGATCAAGAACCCAACGAAGGAAGTGATGAATATCCTCCGCGATATCTCTCTTCCGGCGGGCATCGATATCACGGTGAAGGACCTGAGTCAATGA
- the rplC gene encoding 50S ribosomal protein L3, whose product MTEAKTPKLPNAVLGMKGTMCRIFTDTAELACTAVEVPRNLVVDVKTVKKDGYQAVKIACEGGKSNKAIGGIAAKAGMKSIKASREIRGEFSCATGDKIQISDVFEKGSIVSVTGISKGKGFASTRKRWNFKGGQKSHGQKDKYRSPGSIGSSSYPSRVLPGLKMAGRMGSDKVTVKNMKVASVDSANNKLYLTGAAPGSRGGLLVIKKIK is encoded by the coding sequence ATGACGGAAGCGAAGACCCCGAAACTGCCGAACGCTGTGCTTGGAATGAAAGGCACCATGTGCCGTATTTTCACCGACACCGCGGAACTCGCCTGTACGGCTGTGGAGGTTCCGCGAAATCTCGTTGTGGATGTCAAGACGGTTAAGAAAGACGGTTATCAGGCTGTGAAAATAGCCTGTGAGGGCGGAAAATCCAATAAAGCCATCGGCGGGATCGCCGCGAAGGCCGGTATGAAAAGCATAAAAGCTTCGCGTGAAATACGCGGAGAATTCTCCTGCGCTACCGGCGACAAAATACAGATATCGGATGTCTTTGAAAAAGGATCTATCGTCAGTGTCACCGGTATTTCAAAAGGGAAAGGTTTTGCCAGCACCCGGAAACGCTGGAACTTTAAAGGCGGCCAGAAAAGTCACGGCCAGAAGGATAAGTACAGGTCTCCCGGGTCCATAGGTTCATCGTCATATCCGTCGCGGGTTTTGCCCGGGCTGAAAATGGCTGGCCGCATGGGCAGTGACAAAGTGACGGTTAAGAATATGAAAGTGGCGTCGGTTGATTCTGCGAACAACAAGCTGTATCTTACCGGAGCGGCTCCGGGAAGCCGCGGCGGCCTTCTGGTGATAAAGAAAATAAAATGA
- the rplD gene encoding 50S ribosomal protein L4, which translates to MNKAKVIEVSGKLEGEKVLSADIFGVSYDDRFINEALKEYLRKNFTGSTKTKGEVRGGGKKPYRQKGTGNARQGSIRTPLKPGGGIIFGPRPRVKTNKLSKKKKSAALRHVLSRLASEGKIYSMVSAGFKKTGEAVKFLSKSFKKDIKILIVTEKLDREFALPFRNIKNVSLECVSDLNMRKIIYCDAVIFVDGALDGVKA; encoded by the coding sequence ATGAATAAAGCGAAAGTGATAGAAGTATCCGGAAAATTGGAGGGCGAGAAAGTTCTGAGCGCCGACATTTTCGGCGTTTCCTACGATGACCGCTTTATCAATGAGGCGCTCAAGGAGTATCTGCGCAAAAATTTTACAGGCAGCACGAAGACCAAAGGGGAAGTGCGCGGAGGCGGCAAAAAACCCTACCGCCAGAAAGGAACCGGCAACGCCAGACAGGGAAGCATAAGAACTCCTCTGAAGCCCGGTGGCGGTATCATTTTCGGCCCCCGGCCGAGAGTTAAAACCAACAAGCTCAGCAAAAAAAAGAAAAGTGCGGCTCTCAGGCACGTGCTTTCGAGGCTCGCTTCCGAAGGTAAGATTTATTCTATGGTATCAGCCGGTTTCAAGAAAACAGGGGAAGCCGTCAAATTCCTGTCTAAAAGTTTTAAAAAGGATATCAAAATACTCATCGTGACAGAAAAACTGGACAGGGAATTTGCCCTGCCTTTCAGGAATATAAAAAATGTTTCGCTCGAATGTGTATCAGATCTTAATATGAGGAAAATCATATACTGCGATGCCGTGATATTTGTGGACGGGGCTCTTGACGGGGTGAAGGCATGA
- a CDS encoding 50S ribosomal protein L23, protein MKLANSAVILWPAFTEKSERLRVEANIYVFFVNPKATKSQIEQSVTELFGVKVESVKTVNTKPKLKRKGAHAGFRSRYKKAYVKVVKGETIQGFEAA, encoded by the coding sequence ATGAAGCTCGCCAATTCTGCCGTGATACTCTGGCCGGCTTTTACGGAAAAATCCGAGCGTTTGCGCGTGGAAGCAAATATTTATGTATTCTTTGTGAATCCTAAGGCCACGAAAAGCCAGATTGAACAATCAGTCACCGAGCTTTTTGGCGTGAAAGTTGAGAGCGTGAAAACGGTCAACACCAAGCCGAAGCTGAAAAGGAAAGGCGCCCACGCCGGTTTCAGGTCGCGCTATAAAAAGGCTTATGTTAAAGTTGTTAAAGGCGAAACCATACAGGGGTTTGAAGCGGCATGA
- the rplB gene encoding 50S ribosomal protein L2: MKYYKPTTSSRRGRTEPTDRIRVKPHLPLTIPAKSSAGRNNTGRVTVRFRGGGQKRRIRLIDFRRDKWDMPGIVQSVEYDPGRSCRISLIEYSDGEKRYILHPDGLKTGKTVISSKSQAPLHPGNSMPLNCIPGGTFVHNIEIIPGKGGKIARSAAGFAVIMSRDDTYAVLKMPSGEIRKVFAASQATIGRLDNIEHGSRKFGCAGAKRHTGRRPHVRGTAMNAVDHPHGGGRGRSHGGNVPRSPQGIPAKGFKTRNPKKASGALIIARRKKRK; this comes from the coding sequence ATGAAGTATTATAAACCGACAACGTCATCCAGGCGCGGCCGGACCGAGCCGACTGACAGAATAAGGGTCAAACCCCATCTGCCCCTGACGATTCCCGCGAAATCCAGCGCCGGCAGAAATAACACCGGCCGCGTGACAGTCAGATTCCGCGGCGGCGGACAGAAAAGAAGGATCAGGCTGATCGATTTTAGAAGAGATAAATGGGATATGCCCGGAATAGTTCAGAGTGTTGAATACGATCCCGGAAGGAGCTGCCGCATATCGCTCATAGAATACAGTGACGGCGAGAAAAGATATATACTTCATCCGGACGGCCTGAAGACGGGCAAGACGGTTATCTCGTCAAAATCACAGGCTCCTCTTCATCCCGGGAATTCCATGCCTTTGAATTGTATTCCCGGAGGCACTTTTGTCCATAACATAGAGATAATTCCGGGCAAAGGCGGGAAAATAGCCCGTTCGGCGGCCGGTTTCGCGGTTATAATGAGTAGGGATGATACTTACGCTGTTTTAAAAATGCCGTCAGGAGAAATAAGAAAGGTTTTCGCGGCCTCACAGGCCACGATAGGCCGGCTCGATAATATTGAGCACGGGAGCAGAAAATTCGGATGCGCAGGGGCGAAGCGCCACACGGGCCGCAGGCCTCATGTGCGCGGTACGGCGATGAACGCTGTCGATCATCCGCACGGCGGCGGCCGCGGCAGGAGTCACGGCGGAAATGTGCCGAGGTCTCCGCAGGGCATTCCGGCGAAGGGGTTTAAGACAAGGAATCCCAAGAAGGCTTCAGGGGCTCTGATAATAGCCAGAAGGAAAAAGAGGAAATAA
- the rpsS gene encoding 30S ribosomal protein S19: protein MSRSTKKGPYVDERLLDKIAKHKKADKKQPIKTWARSSVIIPEWVGLTFLVHNGKKFMPVYVTEAMVGYRLGEFSPTRFFKGHGQGKRDAVGLKK, encoded by the coding sequence ATGAGCAGATCAACTAAAAAAGGCCCGTATGTCGACGAGCGTTTGCTTGATAAAATAGCTAAGCACAAAAAGGCTGACAAGAAACAGCCCATAAAGACATGGGCGAGGTCTTCCGTCATCATCCCCGAATGGGTGGGGTTGACTTTTCTTGTGCACAACGGAAAAAAATTTATGCCGGTGTATGTGACAGAGGCCATGGTCGGCTACCGGCTCGGAGAATTTTCACCGACGAGGTTTTTTAAAGGCCACGGCCAGGGTAAAAGGGATGCCGTGGGCCTCAAAAAATAA
- a CDS encoding 50S ribosomal protein L22, protein MECKATAKYVRLSPKKIQRYLNMVRGADVETAVAKLEVKKTPAAVVVKKLINSAAAQGSGKLFVKTIFATPAPALKRMRPGPFGRACLYKRRSSHITVALSAMESKK, encoded by the coding sequence ATGGAATGTAAAGCAACCGCAAAATATGTGAGATTGTCGCCCAAAAAGATACAGCGTTATCTCAACATGGTCAGAGGGGCCGATGTTGAAACCGCCGTCGCCAAGCTTGAGGTGAAGAAAACTCCCGCGGCTGTGGTTGTGAAAAAGCTGATAAATTCAGCCGCGGCGCAGGGCTCGGGAAAATTATTTGTAAAAACCATATTTGCCACGCCCGCACCGGCGCTTAAGAGGATGAGGCCGGGTCCTTTCGGCCGCGCGTGCCTGTATAAAAGAAGGTCAAGTCACATAACGGTGGCTTTGTCAGCAATGGAGAGTAAGAAATGA
- the rpsC gene encoding 30S ribosomal protein S3: MGQKIHPYGVRIGINKNWISRWFVKGSAADFIMEDVKIRRVVEKKLGRSQISKVEIEKASNQIVITICTARPGLVIGQKGVTIDALREDIGAAIGKEVKINVAEIKQPFLDGPIVAEMVAVQLEKKMPFRGVCKRMIKNIMSEGAKGAKVMVSGRLGGNEIARKEWFKDGSVPLQSLAKNISYGFSKAYTKYGVIGVKTWVHIKDAQVRPALKTGEVVAVADEAAPIADASIPAVDTKDSK, encoded by the coding sequence ATGGGCCAGAAGATACACCCTTACGGTGTCAGAATAGGCATTAACAAAAATTGGATCAGCAGATGGTTTGTTAAAGGCAGCGCCGCGGACTTTATTATGGAAGATGTGAAGATAAGGCGGGTTGTTGAAAAAAAACTCGGCCGTTCGCAGATCTCAAAAGTGGAGATTGAAAAAGCGTCAAATCAGATCGTTATAACTATTTGCACGGCGCGCCCGGGCCTTGTCATAGGCCAGAAAGGCGTGACCATTGACGCGCTTCGCGAGGACATAGGCGCGGCGATAGGCAAAGAAGTGAAGATCAATGTCGCTGAGATCAAGCAGCCTTTCCTTGACGGGCCGATAGTCGCCGAAATGGTGGCGGTGCAGCTGGAGAAGAAGATGCCGTTCCGCGGCGTGTGCAAACGGATGATCAAAAATATAATGAGCGAGGGCGCGAAAGGAGCCAAAGTGATGGTATCCGGGCGTCTCGGCGGAAATGAAATCGCCAGAAAAGAATGGTTTAAAGACGGGAGTGTCCCTCTTCAGTCGCTCGCGAAAAATATCAGTTATGGTTTTTCCAAGGCTTATACCAAATACGGCGTTATAGGCGTCAAGACCTGGGTGCATATAAAAGACGCTCAGGTCCGGCCCGCGCTCAAAACCGGAGAAGTGGTGGCTGTGGCGGATGAAGCCGCTCCTATCGCCGACGCTTCTATTCCGGCTGTTGATACGAAGGATAGTAAATAA
- the rplP gene encoding 50S ribosomal protein L16: MLAPKKVKHRKVQKGRIRGVATRAVAVSFGEWGLKSLGAKQISARQIEACRIGLVRSVRKSGKIWIRLFPDKPITKKPAETRMGKGKGAVEGWVAIVKPGQVMFEIEGIPEEEVKKVFKLVTHKLGLKTRIVERH, encoded by the coding sequence ATGCTGGCTCCGAAAAAAGTTAAACACAGAAAGGTACAGAAAGGGCGTATCCGTGGCGTGGCTACGCGCGCTGTCGCGGTGTCTTTCGGGGAATGGGGACTCAAATCCCTTGGGGCTAAACAAATATCGGCCAGGCAGATAGAGGCATGCAGAATCGGCCTGGTCAGGAGCGTAAGGAAATCAGGGAAAATATGGATAAGGCTTTTCCCGGATAAACCTATCACGAAAAAGCCGGCTGAAACGCGCATGGGAAAAGGAAAGGGTGCCGTTGAGGGCTGGGTGGCAATTGTCAAACCGGGGCAGGTGATGTTTGAGATAGAGGGCATCCCCGAGGAAGAAGTTAAAAAAGTTTTTAAGTTGGTAACTCATAAACTGGGACTTAAAACGAGGATCGTGGAGAGGCACTGA
- the rpmC gene encoding 50S ribosomal protein L29, giving the protein MAKKIKFAELSVSELEDKLRDYGKELVLMRMKKKQRALKDISQIGKVKKNIARVSTYLTAQKLKASRSGGQNA; this is encoded by the coding sequence ATGGCGAAGAAAATAAAGTTTGCGGAATTATCAGTATCCGAGCTCGAAGACAAGCTCAGGGATTATGGAAAAGAGCTCGTTCTTATGAGAATGAAGAAGAAGCAGCGGGCTCTTAAGGATATTTCACAGATCGGCAAGGTAAAAAAGAATATAGCAAGGGTATCGACTTATCTGACCGCCCAAAAACTGAAGGCGAGCCGCAGCGGGGGGCAAAATGCGTAA
- the rpsQ gene encoding 30S ribosomal protein S17 — protein sequence MRKKLKGIVIGDKNSKTRVVEIKKVYNHPKYDKVLNKLKKLHCHDEKNISAAGDTVVITETRPMSKMKKWSVVEVVKGDAAKTSVGEKE from the coding sequence ATGCGTAAGAAATTAAAAGGGATTGTTATAGGAGATAAAAATAGTAAAACCAGAGTGGTGGAGATTAAGAAGGTTTATAACCATCCCAAGTATGATAAAGTTCTCAACAAGTTAAAAAAACTGCATTGCCATGACGAGAAAAATATTTCCGCCGCCGGCGATACGGTTGTGATAACAGAGACAAGGCCCATGAGTAAAATGAAAAAATGGTCTGTCGTGGAAGTGGTCAAGGGCGATGCGGCCAAAACATCTGTTGGAGAAAAAGAATGA
- the rplN gene encoding 50S ribosomal protein L14 has product MIQLMTRLTVCDNSGAKIVMCIHCFGGSKRRYAHVGDLIKASVKKAAPNAAVKKGEVVRAVVVRTAFPIRRVNGIRVRFSDNACVLLDDKMEPRSTRIFGPVARELREKGFMKIISMAPEVV; this is encoded by the coding sequence ATGATACAGTTGATGACCCGGCTGACTGTGTGTGACAATTCAGGAGCTAAGATTGTTATGTGCATTCACTGTTTCGGAGGTTCAAAAAGAAGATATGCTCATGTGGGGGACCTTATAAAAGCTTCAGTCAAAAAAGCCGCGCCCAACGCTGCGGTTAAAAAAGGTGAAGTCGTCCGCGCTGTTGTTGTCAGGACAGCTTTCCCCATAAGGCGCGTTAACGGAATCAGGGTGAGATTTTCGGATAACGCCTGCGTGCTGCTAGATGACAAGATGGAGCCCCGGTCAACCCGTATTTTCGGACCCGTGGCCAGGGAACTGAGGGAAAAGGGGTTTATGAAGATCATATCGATGGCCCCGGAAGTGGTATAA